In Erigeron canadensis isolate Cc75 chromosome 1, C_canadensis_v1, whole genome shotgun sequence, a single window of DNA contains:
- the LOC122588797 gene encoding uncharacterized protein LOC122588797 — MNWVKNVAYSVGVVTVTKRSNSYLSGFVYKVVLMCDHGGKYKQKGSIRAPRTRKTDCPFELEVKYSDEYNYWTLAVICDEHNHRPLQSMEGHPYAQRLTQDEFSLVEELTAMNMPPRDILSIVREGNLSNVSTISTIYNARTKLRMAEQVGNSPMQVLMALLHSNNYVYEFSTTASNELENLFFVHQTSFTIWRAFPHVLIIDATYKTNYYNLTFVEIVGVTSTNKTFSIAFAFIQNERTANYTWVLNCLKLTLDCCMHPRVIVTDRELALSQHTAIKASFEKSRIVRYQKHNLRCFKLLHGFVSNEALNKILTNYHQVDPSNCDCRLRNSCGLPCSCELSKYINSGQCISLDSIDIFWRKLDFLPATSVEDDDVSCGSVLEHLKENYNKQSKVGRKSWLRKLKNIFSPSTTDIREPSSTIPDYVNSGYEPAKHSCFEFDLNEVPTDKCFEFDLIEVPADSCFEFDEGPPMSGSNLMDDILEVFHSSQPFFQDPFMSQSQHQNAYYPDSYVYTTETHNPHPYMYHNPDPYMYTPETQNPDPSMNDKDYLIDQGFEDFIPYITHVQNVLGDGNCGFRATAVCIGRHQDDWRQIRMDLLDELSVHNARYTAIFN; from the exons ATGAATTGGGTAAAGAACGTGGCATACTCTGTTGGTGTTGTCACTGTCACCAAAAGATCGAACAGTTATCTTAGTGGTTTCGTGTATAAAGTTGTACTGATGTGTGATCATGGCGGCAAATATAAACAGAAGGGTTCAATTAGAGCTCCCCGCACAAGAAAAACTGACTGTCCATTTGAATTAGAAGTGAAATATTCAGATGAATATAATTATTGGACTTTAGCAGTCATatgtgatgaacataatcaTCGCCCTTTACAAAGTATGGAGGGTCATCCATATGCACAGCGGTTAACTCAAGATGAGTTTAGTTTGGTTGAAGAATTGACAGCGATGAATATGCCCCCACGTGATATTTTATCAATCGTTAGGGAGGGGAATCTAAGTAATGTGTCTACAATTAGTACGATCTACAACGCACGCACTAAACTTCGCATGGCCGAGCAAGTAGGCAATTCTCCAATGCAG GTTCTCATGGCTCTTTTGCATTCTAATAATTATGTTTATGAATTTTCTACAACTGCTTCGAATGAACTAGAAAATCTATTCTTTGTGCATCAAACATCATTCACTATTTGGCGTGCATTTCCACATGTGTTGATTATCGATGCCACGTACAAGACCAACTATTACAATTTGACTTTTGTGGAGATTGTTGGTGTAACGTCGACCAACAAGACATTTTCGATAGCTTTTGCATTTATACAAAATGAAAGGACAGCTAACTATACATGGGTCTTAAATTGTCTTAAGTTGACTTTAGACTGTTGCATGCACCCACGTGTTATAGTTACTGACAGAGAGTTGGCTCTA TCTCAACATACGGCGATCAAAGCAAGCTTCGAAAAAAGCAGAATTGTCCGCTATCAGAAGCACAATCTACGATGTTTCAAACTGTTGCATGGTTTTGTTTCCAATGAAGCTCTCAATAAGATTCTTACGAACTATCATCAAGTAGACCCTTCAAATTGTGATTGTCGACTTCGCAACAGTTGTGGGTTACCATGTTCTTGTGAACTTTCGAAGTACATAAATTCAG GTCAATGTATTTCATTGGATTCGATTGACATCTTTTGGAGAAAGTTAGATTTTTTACCGGCAACATCTgtggaagatgatgatgttaGTTGTGGGAGTGTACTGGaacatttaaaagaaaactacAACAAGCAATCCAAAGTTGGAAGAAAGAGCTGGTTAAGAAAGTTGAAGAATATATTCAGTCCAAGTACAACCGACATTCGGGAACC TTCTTCAACCATTCCCGATTATGTCAATTCGGGTTATGAGCCGGCCAAACATAGCTGTTTCGAATTTGACCTAAATGAGGTCCCAACTGATAAGTGTTTCGAATTTGACCTAATTGAGGTCCCAGCTGACAGCTGTTTCGAATTTGACGAAGGCCCACCCATGAGTGGTTCAAATTTAATGGATGATATTCTGGAAGTCTTTCATTCAAGCCAACCATTCTTTCAAGATCCTTTTATGAGCCAAAGTCAACACCAGAATGCATACTATCCGGATTCATATGTGTATACAACCGAAACCCACAATCCACATCCATATATGTACCACAATccagatccatatatgtatacacCCGAAACCCAAAATCCAGATCCAAGTATGAACGATAAAGATTATTTAATTGATCAGGGATTCGAAGATTTTATTCCGTATATCACACATGTTCAGAATGTACTAGGTGATGGAAACTGTGGATTTAGAGCGACGGCTGTTTGCATTGGGCGTCATCAAGATGATTGGCGTCAAATTCGTATGGATTTATTGGATGAGTTATCTGTGCATAATGCAAGATACACTGCAATTTTTAACTAA
- the LOC122588808 gene encoding uncharacterized protein LOC122588808: MTGDKPPEKSTASGSGNSNTIDANSPYYIHPSDLPKQLHVNDVLTDGNYNDWAKEMANFLFAKNKMEFVDGTIPKPETTSDQYMQWMCCDGMIIGWFTTAVDKDIRSSVRYANTSSEIWKDLKERFGKESAPRAYELKQFLSCTHQDGASVSSNYTKLHSIWDEIRSVLPIPQCTCGNCSCDIGKRLNDFKEKEQLYEFLMGFFRT; this comes from the coding sequence ATGACCGGAGATAAACCACCAGAAAAATCGACCGCCAGTGGCAGTGGTAATAGTAATACCATCGACGCTAACTCCCCCTATTACATCCATCCATCCGATCTACCAAAACAGCTTCATGTAAACGATGTTTTGACCGATGGAAATTACAACGATTGGGCCAAAGAGATGGCCAATTTTTtgtttgcaaaaaataaaatggagTTCGTTGATGGGACGATCCCGAAACCAGAAACCACCTCTGATCAATACATGCAGTGGATGTGTTGCGATGGTATGATCATTGGATGGTTCACGACGGCAGTGGACAAGGATATCAGGTCGAGTGTTCGATACGCAAATACATCTTCTGAGATTTGGAAGGACTTAAAAGAACGATTCGGTAAAGAAAGTGCACCTCGCGCCTATGAATTGAAACAATTTCTCTCTTGTACGCATCAGGATGGGGCCTCTGTTTCATCTAATTACACCAAGCTCCACAGTATATGGGACGAAATACGTTCGGTTTTGCCAATCCCACAATGCACATGTGGGAATTGTTCATGCGATATTGGAAAGAGGTTGAATGATTTCAAAGAAAAGGAACAATTGTACGAGTTTCTGATGGGATTTTTTCGAACATAA